AGTGCATCGGCCCCGTGCACGGCCGATCCGGCGCCGTAGAGGACTTCGATCCGATCGATGCCGTCGATCGTCAGCGGCACCTCGCCGTTGTGATGTCCCGTCTGGCTGTCGTTGAGGCGCACGCCGTCCAGCAGCACGAGGTTCTGCCCGAACGTCGAGCCGCGGACGGAGAAATCGGTCTGCACGCCCTTCGGCCCGCGCGCGCGCGGATCCACGGCGGGCAGCAGTCTGAGGGCATCGATGACGGAGGTGACGCCGATGCGCTCCAGGTCTTCGCGCGTGAGGATGGCGATCGTTCTCGGGACCGACAGCAGCGGAAGCGCGTCGATCGACGCCGTGACGAAGACGTCCTGGGAGATGCGGAGTTGGGGCGTCGGGCTGTGGCCCTGGGCCCAGGCTGTCCCGGCGACCGCCACGCTCGCCATCGCCGCGGCCAACGCGCGGATCGCGGCGCGGTTCGACCTTGTCGACTGCGCTGACACGGATATCCTCCGGCGGGCTGGCTGGTCGGTCCCTCATCTGGGACGCCGCTTGCGCGCCAGCCGAGCAGTGTACCTCGCGGCGCTCTCGATATACTCGTGCGATGCTCGTGGCTCGTCGTCTCGAACTGAGCGGCCTGGTGCAGGGCGTCGGGTTCCGGTTCTTCGCGGTCGAAGCTGCGACGGCTGAAGGCCTCCGCGGCTGGGTCAGGAACCTCGTCGACGGCCGCGTCGAGGTGTTCGTCGAAGGCGACCGCGATGCCGTCGTCCGATTCGAGGCCAAAATGCGCCGCGGGCCGGCGCGCGCGCGTGTCGATCGGGTGCGCGTCGATGAGGACGCGCCTTCGGGGCAGGCGGGGCCGTTTATCATACGACCGTGACATCGACCGGCGAGGTGGACATGCAAACGTTGTTGAAGCAGCGCATTCGGCACGTACCGGACTTTCCGAAGCCCGGCATTCTCTTCTACGACGTGACGACGCTGCTCAAGGACCCCGAGGGATTCCGGATCGCGGTCGAGGCGATGGCCAAGCCGCACGAGGCCGCCGGGGTGGACGTCGTGGTCGGCATCGAGAGCCGTGGTTTCATCTTCGGGTCGGCCGTAGCGGACCGCCTGAGGGCGGGATTCGCTCCCGTGCGCAAGCCAGGCAAGCTGCCGTCCTCGACGCGGCGAGCCTCCTACGCGCTGGAGTACGGCACCGACTCGCTCGAGATCCATGACGATGCCGTGAGCCGCGGGCAGCGGGTCCTCATCGTCGACGACCTCCTCGCCACCGGCGGCACGGCGGCCGCGACCGTCGGTCTCGTCCGTGCGCTCGGGGCCGAGGTCGTCGGCCTGCAGTTCCTGATCGAGCTCGTTGGGCTCAACGGCCGCGAGCGTCTGAAGAACGAGAAGGTCGCGACGGTCTTGCAGTACTGACGGGCCAAACCGGGCACCGGTCTGCGCCGCACGGCGGAGCGGCTCAGGCACGGCGCGATCGCTGGATGCTAGACTCGCTGGGCAGCGCGATCAGCCGCGCGGGTCGGCCGTTGGTTGGGCATCCTGGAGACCTGCGAAGTCACTCGATGCGCCCGTAGCTCAGCTGGATAGAGCACCGCCCTCCTAAGGCGGGGGTCGGCCGTTCAAATCGGCCCGGGCGCACCAGCATCCTCAATAACGTGAATCACTTACAGCCGCGATGCGCGCTCGCGTGCCAACGGTCCGCTTTCTTCTGGGGTGCAATAAAGTACAAGTCTCTCCGACGCTGATCACCGAGACCCTGGTCCGCTACGAGACAAACTTGTCTCCTGGCAGCGAGAAACTGCTTTGCCCCTACTCGCTCCGCAGTGTGCCGAGCGGTTTCCTGACGAGGATGTCCAGACTTGCGACGACGCCCACAAGGCCGACGAGCGCCGCCGTCGCCACGACGCCCCTGACAACATCGCGAACGCCGGTCGCCATTCGATCTCGAGCAGGTGGCGGACGAGCACCCACGAAAGACCAGCGGCGCCGATTGCGGCCAAGAGTCCAGGCAGGATGCCAAGAAGTCCATATTCGACGGCGACCATAGCCGTCACGAGCCGCGTTCCCGCGCCGAGTGTCCGGTAAACGGCGGCCTCGTACAGGCGCTGGAACTTGGTCATGGCGACCGCGCCAATGAGCACGAGGGCTCCCGCCAGCAGCGTCACGAACCCCACAACCGTCACCCCGACGGTGACATCGTCCACAACCTCACGAATGGACGCGACGACATCACGAACATTGATGACCGACACGTTGGGATATGCACTTCAAGATCGCGACGCTCCGGACCTTCTGCTGGACGATGACGCGGGTCACGCTCCAGACGCCGATCCCGCCGAGTACCACGATCACGAAACCAACCAAGCTCAGGTAGTTCTCAGCCGTCGCGAGGTTGCGACCGAGCTGATCCTCCTGCGTCTTCCACGACCGCACGTCGACGCTATCCTGTCGCAATACCTCGCGTAGCCGTTGGGTCAGGGCGGACGGCTCTACCGGAAGGCGCGCGAGCAACTGATAGCTGGCCCGGCTGCCGAAGGCCAGCAGGGAGGTACCTTTGAGGTCGTCCAGATCGACGTAGACACGCGGACCGAATGCGATGCCGCGTCGCTGCGCGCGGTCCTTGGCGATCGTGCCTCGAACCTCGAACGGCTGGCCCGCTAGTCGGACCGTGTCGCCGACGCGCAGCCCGAGGGCGATGAGCAGCTCAGGCTGCACGACGACGCCATGGCCGGCGACGAAATCGTGCGAGAACACCCGGCCCTGTTCGAGCTCGATCGCGCCGTAGTACGGGAAGCCGTCCGAAACCCCGCGAATCTCGACCAACTTCACCTGGCGGTTGCCAACTCCTTCGGCCGCCGACGCCATCGTCTGCGTCTCGATGACGTCGAGGCCGCCCGTCACACCATACGCTTTGAATTCCGCCTCGATTCGCGCCCGCGTGTTAGCCCCGAGCGGACGTGTGGACTGGAGGATGAGATCGGCGCCGATCAGGTTGCGCGCCTCTGCCGTCAGCGCTGTCCGGACGTTCTGAACCACGCTGCGAAGCACGATGATGGCGGCGACGCCGATGCCGACGCAGAGAAAGAAGAACCCCAGGCGAGACCAGGACGTTCGGATCTCGCGCCACAGCATGCGGCGCACGAACGTCATCGCGCCACCTCCGCCGCCGGTACCCGTCGGTCGACGAGCCGGCCGTCCCGCAAGACGAGGACTTCGTTGGTGCGTGCCGCCAGCTCCGGATCGTGGGTGACCAGTACGAGGGTGCACCCACGACGACGGTTCACGTCCACGAGAAGGTCGATGATTTGATGTCCGGTGCTGCTGTCAAGGTTGCCGGTGGGCTCGTCAGCGAGAAGGATCGGGGGGGGCGTTCGCGAGGGCACGCGCGATGGCGACCCGCTGCTGCTCACCACCGGACAGTTGGGATGGATAGTGCGTCGACCGGTCTTCGAGGCCCACTTCACGAATGAGGGCGTTCGCTCGCCTGGCGGCATCTGCGACCCCGGCAATCTCCATGGGGACGAGCACATTCTCAAGCGCAGTGAGCGACGGCAATAGATGGAAGAACTGGAACACGATCCCCACCTTGTCACCACGGAATCGGGCCAGCGCTTCCTCGTCGAGACGGGTGATGTCGACGCCGTCGAGCAGGACGCGCCCTGACGTCGGCGCATCCAGTCCCGCGACGAGGCCGAGCAGCGTGGACTTGCCGCTGCCAGAGGCACCCATGATTGCCACGGCTTGTCCTCGGGCGACGTCCAGCGAGAGCGGGTGCAGGATTGTCAGGGGGCCGACGCCGCTCGGAACGGTCCGGGAGATCTCGACGAGCTGAATGATCGTGTCTGGGTCTGATATCAAGGCGTCCTCGACCGGATCTGCATGAACGTCTGATCAACGTGTTACGGCCAAGTCGCGTTCGTCGTTCGCCCGTTCGAGACTCTCGGATCAGTGTATACACTTCTTTAGGATCGTCCTTGCGATCCCAGTTGCCGCTCCCCTCGCCGTCCGTCTGCGATAATTCGCGCATGAACCTGCTGGGACGTCGGAGTCTGTCGTCCGTCTTGGGTGCAGTGATCAATGTCCTCCTCTTGGGCGCGTGTTCGGTGGGGCTGTTTCAGCTTGGTCTCTTGGCGACCACGGCAATCGCACCGGCGGACCGCAACTTCACGGCCAGCGTGCCCGTGGCGTTCACCATCGCTCCCTCTGCCTACCAGTTGACAGCGCGGCGCGACCCGAGGGCGAGGGCCGACGTCGAGGGTGCGATTCGCGGCACGGTCCGTCTCGCACGCGCGTCGAAGTCGATGGCCGTCGTCTCGCTGCTGGTGCTTCTGCCGCTCACGACCGTCATCATCGCCGTGCTCTATCGGCTGCGGCGAGTTCTTCGCGGACTGCGCCAAGGCCGGCCGTTCCTGGCGGAGAACGCGACGGACCTTCGGTTCATTGGCCTGATGGTCATCGGCGGCCAAATCGCCTGGGCAGGATTGCAGTACCTGGGCATGAGGTTTGGCGTCGATGAGCTGACGAGCGCGCAACTGGTGTTTCAGGCGCCGTTTCCGTTGAATGTGCCCATCATCGTGTCGGGGCTCGTGCTGGTGGTGGTCGCGGAGGTATTCCGCGAGGGCAACCGCATGCGCTCGGATTTCGAGAGTGCCCGCGAGATTCAAGGGACGCTCGTGGCCGAGGCTTCGTGCAGAACCGCGAACGTCGCGATCGAGTCACGCATGCGCCCCGCTCGAGACGTGGGCGGCGACTACTACGACATCATCGACCTCGGCGAGGGTCGCATTGCCGTGGTCGTGGCCGATGTGGCGGGCAAGGGACTCCCAGCGGCGTTGTTGATGACGCTCCTGCGCGGCAGCCTACGCAGCCTCATCCTGGCCGGCCTCCGGGACCGGGCGCTGATCGAGGCGCTCAATCGGCATCTTGTCGCCAATACGCCGTCAAACCGACTGGTGACGTGTTTCTACGCCGAAATCGATTCGAGACGAGGGACGTTCCGTTACCTCAACGCCGGGCACAATCCACCGTTCTTGGTGAACGGTGCGGCGATGCACACACTCGGGCCGACCGGGATCGTCCTTGGTGTGATGGACGACATGCCGTTCGAAGCCGTTGAAGTGGATGTCTCAGCCGGCGCCCGGCTTCTCGTCTACACGGATGGACTGCCGGAGGCGACAAACGTGGCTGGCGAGGAGCTTGGGATGGAGCGTCTGGCGGCAATCGTTGCCGAGAATGTCGCCGGGCCGCCGGCGGCGGTGGTGGACGCCACGCTAGCCCGCGTCGTGGCATTCGCGGGACGCGCGCCCCAGCACGACGACATGACCATCATGCTCGTCGCGATTGATCCGGCCGCGTGAGAACGCCTGAGAAATGGAAGAGCCCGTGATGTAGTCCGGCGTCTTAAGGTCTATTTAAGGACGCCAGGCTACGTTGTTCGTTGTGCGTGAGACAGGCTCCGCGGCGAGCTCTTCGGCGGAAACCGTTGACCTTAGGCAGTTCGCCTGGAGTCGAGGTCTCGTCGACGACTACATCAACAACTTCCCGAGGGTCGCCTCGTTGTTTTCGGGGAATAGCTTCCGCCCCGATGACTGGCGCTCCACCGTTGCCCGCGTGCAACGGTCCGCACCCAGTCGGAACGATCTGACAGACGTTCTGCTCAAACAGCTGGAGCGCCGCCAGGCACCTCGCGCGGCGGTCGATGCGGCGTCCCGCTTTCGGAACAGAGAGGCGGTGGCGATTGTGACCGGTCAACAGGCTGGGCTCTTTGGCGGCCCGCTGTATTCGCTCTTGAAAGCCGTGACAGCCATCCGCCTGGCGGAATGGGTGAGCGACGAGCTGCGAGTGCCTGCCGTGCCCGTGTTTTGGGTAGAGAACGAGGACCACGACTGGCAAGAGATCGCTCACGTCGAGGTGCTGGACGATGAGTCGCAAATCCGGGAGGCGAAGGCCGATGCTCCAGTTGGTGCAGGCCACTTTCCGGTGTGTTCATTTCGGATTCCGCCTGACGACCCCGCAATCGCATCGCTCGAGAGCGCACTCCCTCGCACCGAGTTCACCGAATGGCTCCTTCACACCTTGCGCCGGCGCTACCACGCCGGCGCAAGCGTTTCCGAAGCGTTCGCGGGCTGGATAGAAGACGTTCTCGGGGCTCACGGGCTGGTCGTGTTCGAGGCCCACGATCCGGAAGCCAAGCCATTGGCCGCACGTATCTTCGTCGAAGAGCTTCAGCACCCCGGTCGAACGGTGGAGCTCGTCAGGCGGCGCGCCGAGGACATGCACCGGCGCGGATACGAACCGCAGATCCTGCCGAACGAGCACAGTCTCCCACTCTTCTACCTGGGCGTTGACGGTCGACAGGCCATCCGGCGTCAGGGCGATGGGCTACTTGTCGGCGACCGGCCTGTGGCGTTCGGTGATGTCAGGCGTGAAGCGTCTAACAATCCTGAACGCTTCAGCCCGAACGTTCTGCTTCGTCCGGTCGTTCAAGACACGTTGTTTCCGACGGTCTGTTACGTTGCCGGGCCGGCTGAATTCGTCTACCAGGCGGAGCTCATGGACGTGTACGCCGCGTTCAACGTCGAGGCACCGTTGCTGCACCCTCGATTGAGCGCCACGATCGCAGACGGCGCCACGGTGCGTTTCATGAGGCGCTATCAGTTGCCCTTCCAGTGTCTGCATGACGACCGCGACACCATCCTCACGCGGCTGATGTCTCAGGAACTGCCGGATGGCCTCGAGTCGACATTTGCCGACGTCGGTCGTGTGATTGACGAACACGCCGCTCGTATCCGCGCATTGGTGCTCAATCTCGATCCCACACTTGCTGGCGCCCTCGACACCACGGTGGCACGGGCGCAGGAGTCGTTTTCGGCGCTTCATCGGAAGGCCGTGCAGGCCGCCACGCGGAAGGACGATATCGTGCGGCGCCAACTCGATCGAGCCCACGCCCTCATCTACCCGAAAGGCATGCCTCAGGAGCGATGCCTGGGCGGCGTCTTCTTTCTGAATCGCTACGGACCGGCGCTGTGCGAGCGTCTCCTCGATGTCGATCCGTTCACGACGAATTGGCACCATATGTTGACTCCGTAGAGGTGCCGCGACGACATGCGGGCCTGGGATTGGATCGCCTTCGCCGCGACGCTTGCCTACGTCGTGATTTATGGAGTGTGGAAGGCCCGCGGCCAGAAGACGGCGCGGACGTTCGCCGTAGCCGAACGAAGCGTGCCGTGGTACGCGGTGGGCCTGTCGATCATGGCCACACAGGCAAGCGCGGTCACCTTCATCTCGACGACCGGCCAGGGCTCCGTCGACGGCATGCGGTTCGCGCAGTTCTACTTCGGCCTGCCCATCGCGATGGTGATCTTGTCGTACACCGCCGTTCCGCTGTTTCGAGCGGCGAACGTCATCACCGCATATGAGTATCTGGAGCGGCGCTTCGACGCGCGCGTGCGTGCGCTCGTCAGCGGAATATTTCTCTTGCAACGCGGCTTGGCGCTCGGTATCACCCTGTACGCTCCAGCCGTTGTGCTGACGTTGATTCTGGGATGGCCCGATTGGGCCACCACCGTGCTCATGGCGGGGCTGGCCGTGACCTATACGGCTGCTGGCGGCGCCAAGGCCATCGCCTGGTCGGATTTGCAACAGATGGTCGTGATGACAGTCGGCCTCGGAGCCGCCCTCGTATCCGCCATGTGGGTCCTGCCACCCGGCGTCTCGTTCAGCGATGCCCTGACCGTAGCCTCCGCGGCCGGCAGGCTGAACGTTATTACGACTGCGTTCGATTGGAATGACCGCTACAACCTGTGGAGCGGGCTGATTGGGGGGGCCTTCCTGGCGCTCGCGTACTTCGGCACCGACCAGAGCCAGGTTCAGCGCTATCTCAGCGGCCACTCGATGCGAGACAGTCGACGTGGACTGATGCTGAACGCGGTCGCCAAGATCCCGATGCAGCTCTGCATCCTTCTCATCGGGGCGCTCGTCTTCGTGGTCTACATCTACGAAAAGCCACCGCTGATCTTTCAGGAACTGGACGACGCGCTCATTCAGGCCCCGGGATTGGCGGAACGTTACGGGCCGATTCGCGAACAGTACGAGTCAGCGCTGGCGGCTCGGCGTGATGCTGCCGAGAGACTCGTGCGGCTCGAGAAGGTCGCGGGGCCTAGCCCCGACGTCGTTCGCTCAGAGATCGTCTCGAACCTACAGAGCGCGCAGCGAGACGTCGACGGCGCGCGACGCGAGGCGGCCGCTTTGGCTGTGTCGAACGGAGGGAGTGGCGCGAGCGACACGAATTACATCTTCCTCACGTTCGTCACCAGCTACTTGCCAGTCGGCGTCGTTGGCCTCGTGTTGGCCGTGGTGTTCGGGGCGACGATGGCTGCGATCTCTGCCGAGATGGGCGCGTTGGCGACGGTCAGTGTGTTCGACGTCTACAAACGCCACGTTCGACCTGATCGCACCGACGCTCACTATCTGACGGCGTCACGAGTGGCGACGGTGTTCTGGGGCATTTACGCGATCGGGTGTGCCCAGTTGGTCAAGGGCCTGGGCTCGCTCGTCGAGGCCGTGAATGTGCTCGGCTCGCTGTTCTACGGCGGAATGCTTGGGGTCTTCGTGCTCGCCTTCTTTGCCAAGCGAACAACCGCGCGCGGAGCCTTCTGGGCGGTACTCTGCGGCGAGGCGACGATCTTCGTGTGCTGGTATTTCACGAGCATCGCGTTCCTTTGGTACAACGTCATCGGTTGCCTCGTGGTGGTCGCCTGCGGCGTCGGGTTCTCCGGCTGGCCGGCACGCGCGCCCGTGCGGGCCACGCCTCACCCCGCTCAACGCTCCCGGGACATGCCGTAGACCGGTCATAGGTGCGCTTTAAGGTTTCTCTAAGGTTCGACTCCTATGCTCCCACCCAATTGGAGGAGTGCATGCGGGTATCTCATGTGATTGCAGTTGGAGTGTCTACGGCCCTCGTGTCATTCGCTGCGGTGAGCGTGCTTGCCGGTCGTCAAGCTCCGGCTCCAGCAGCTGCGCAAGCCGACGCGTCGCGGGCGGTGACGAATGGGGGTGTCTTCGCCGCCGGTTGGACCGGGGCGATCGATGCGAGCGAGGAGAAGCGTGGCTTGACGCTTCAGAACGCCCGCCTCAGCGAGTCGAACGGCGTCCTTTCGGTCACGACCGGGCCAGCCGCGACCTATTGGAACCCGAAGAACGTCGCAACCGGCGTCTACACCGTGAAGGCGACGTTCTACGAGCCGAAGTACATGAACCTGAACGACCATCCGCATCCCTACGGCATCGTGATCGCCGGCAGCGACATGGGCACGCCGGATGCGAAGTACTTGTATTGCGCGGCCTACGGCAACGGCGTGTTCATCGTTCGCGGCTTTGGCCCGGCACCGTTCCAGATGGGAGGGCGCCGGGGCATGGAGGCGCCCTCGGTCGCGCGCGCCTCAGGCCCCGGAGCTCCGGTGACGCAGGAGATCGCGATGTCGGTCACGGCGGATGCCGTGACCTGCACGATCAACGGCTCCGTCGTCGGCACGTACCCGAAGAGTGACCTGGTCGGTCCCGGCAAGTTGAAGTCCACGGACGGCGTCTACGGTATCCGGTTTGCGCACAACACGGAGGGCACGGTCACCGGCCTGTCGCTGTCGAGATAGCAGGCCCGGCAGGATCCCCTGGTTCTTAAGCCAATCCTAAGCACCCGAACACAGGATTGACGAAGGCAGACACTGCGGTGTCGAGGTGGGCCCGTGTGTTCGGGCAGAGGAGAAACTGATATGCGCCTGAGGATGCTACTTGTGGCGACGGCGGTTGTGATGGGGTTTGGGGCCGTTGGGGTGCACGGAGCGGGTCCCACGTTCAGGGCCGACTACCGATTCACCGGATCGACCCTCAGCGGATTCACGCCAGTCGGAGCGGCGACATGGCGTGTCCAGAACGGCGAGATCGTGGGGACGCCGAAGGAGCCCAGCGGGGGATGGCTCCTTCTCGATGCTCGGGAATTTCAGAACCTGCAGTTGTACGCGAACGTGCAGTGCACCGCGAGCTGCAAGGCCGGACTGCTGGTACGAGCAGAAAGGACCGCCGACGGTGGCCTGAAGGGCATCCTCATGTCGCTGACTGAAGGCGACGTGGCACCGTATCTGGTGAAGATCGATGCGAATGGCAAGGAAGTGAGCCGGGAAGCCGTGCAGGCGCCCGCCGGGCGCGCCGGCCGGGCAGGACAAGGCGCCGCTCAGGCGGGTGGACGTGCTGGGGGGGCCGCACCGGCTCCGGCCGGCGGCGGAGCGGCAGCGACGCTTGTGATGCCCTCGACGCCCTCTCCCGAACTGGCGGCTCGTCTACCCAAGACGCTGCTGCGGCCGACAGCCACGTTTACGCCGGGAAGCTACAACGAATCCGAGATTCTCATCACGAACAATACGCTCTCAGCAAGAATCAACGGCGCAGGCTCAGGTGGGAACCGTCCTCTTCCCGACGCCGCCAAGGACGGTTTCGGGCAGATCGCGCTGTACGTCGGCGGAACGGGAGAAGCGCGCTTCAAGGATCTGGCCGCGAAGGACATCTTGAAGCACAAGTGGACGCCGGAGGAAATCGGCACGAACTATCGTGCCATTCACGTCGATCCGCACTTCTACTCATGGAGCACGGCCATTGCGGACTTCAACCGCGATGGCAACATGGATGTCGCCGCTGGTGCCTTCTATTACCTTGGGCCGGACTTCACCGTGGGTGGCGAAATCTATCCGCAGGTCACCTTCAACCAGACGACCGAATATCCGCTCGCCGCGATGGTGAATGTCGCTGACGACTTCACTGGTGATGGATGGCCCGACGTGCTCCAGATGAGCGGCGCGGCCGGGAACAGCGTCGGCACGCTCTTCGTGAACCCGAAAGGACAGTCCAGGTCCTGGCCGAAGTACGTCACGCTCCCGCAGCTCGGCAATGAAGAAACCATCTTCAAGGACATCACCGGCGACAATCAGCCCGAGCTGATCCACTCAGGCGCGAACTCGCTGCTCCAGTTCTCGAGCTTCGATGTGAAGAAATGGGACCCGGCCAATCCGACAGCCCTGTGGACGACGACCACGCTCTCAGAGCCCGGACCGTGGGGCGCCAACCTCGGCCACGGAATGGGCGTGGCAGATATCAATGGTGATGGCCGCGCGGACTACCTCAACCCGTACGGGTGGTGGGAGCAGCCCGCGGCGAGCGGGACGGCGTGGATCCATCACCTGACCGCGTTCGCACGCTGGGGCGCGACGGCAGCCGGAGCCGGCGGTGCGCAACTCTGCGGCTACGACATCAATGGGGACGGCCTGACTGACGTCGTTGGCCCGCAAGAGGGCCACGGCTTCGGCATTTCGTGGTTCGAACAGAAGCGCCAGGGCACGACGATCTCGTTCGTTGAACATAAAGTCATGGACGGGTTCCTGTCTGACAACGCGGGTGGCGTCATGTTCACCGAACCCCATGCGTCAGCCTGCGCAGACATCGATGGCGACGGGATCACCGACCTCGTTACGGGCAAGCGCTACATGGCGCACCCCGGCTATACGGATCCCGATCCCTGGGGTGAACCCGTGACGTACGTCTACCGTACGGTTCGTAACAAGCAGGCTCCGGGCGGCGCCGAGTTCGTGCCAGAGCTGGTCCACAACCGATCGGGCGTCGGCTCGCATCTGGCGGTTGGAGACATGAACAAGGACGGCATGATGGACATCATCACGTCCGACAACTTTGGAACCTTCGTGTTCCTCAACACTCGTAAGAAACCGCGGTAGAGCTTCACGCTGGCCAGCGCCTGGGGATCCATCCAGGCGTTGGCCAGAAAAGACTCCCGGGAGTAGCCTGTAGGCCTGTCGGCTGGTGTTGATGTGGGAACCTTGCACATGCGGGTGCTGCTTGTCGAAGACGATCGCGAACTGGCCGACTACGTACGGAGAGCACTGGAAGAAGAGCACTATTCGGTGACGACCTACTTCGACGGATCGGCAGGGTTGAGGGCGATCGAGACGACATCGTTCGACATCCTGGTGCTTGATGTGATGCTGCCGACCATCAACGGGTTTGAGTTGACCAAGCGCGCCAGGCTTCTGGGGCTTCGGACACCGATTCTGTTCCTGACCGGACGGGACGCACCCGAAGATATCGTGCGGGGCCTCGATGCGGGCGGCGATGACTACCTGACGAAGCCCTTCTCGCTCGCCGTGTTGACCGCGCGCCTGCGCGCGCGAACTCGGCCTCCTGACGCGGGCCGAGCCAGGCAATTCCGTTTTGCTGATCTGGCGATCGACTTCGGCCAGCGAACTGCGGTGCGCGCCGGCCGCGAGTTGAAACTCACACGGACGGAGTTCTCAATCCTCGAGTGCCTCGCGCGATCGGCGGGCCGTGTTGTGACGCGGGATCGGATTCTCGATACGGTGTGGGGCGCTCGCGAGGTTGGCAACAACAACCTTGAAGTCTTCATCCGCTTTCTGCGGAGCAAGATTGATCCGCCCGGTTCACGCAAACTGATTCAAACGGAGCGCGGCATCGGCTACAGCCTGAGAGACGAGGCATGAGCCGCGTCGCCACGATTCGGTTTCGGCTGACGGCCGCGTACGCGCTCATCATGACGATCATGGTGACGGCGACGGCGGCCCTCAGTTGGATTGCCGCTCGCAGCAGCCTGGCTGTCTCCGTCGATCGCAGTCTCGAGCGTGATCTGGATCTGTTTCAGACGAGTCTGCAGATTCACCTACGTCGGACGGAGCTGGTTCCCGCGATTCGCCAGGCCAGCATGATCGGCCTTCGAGACAACCTCCTCCGCGTCTTCGACGAGCAGGGCGGGCTGGTCTACCAGTCTCCCAGCCTCGAAAACAATTTCTCGGCGCCGCCACCGGCAGTCGAGACCGGTCGGATCACGTTTCGCACCGTGCGGAATGATCAGGAGGAACACGTCAGGCTCGCCGCAACGGCAATCGCCATCGACAGCCGTCGCTATACTGCGGAGCTGGTTCAACCTCTAAC
The genomic region above belongs to Acidobacteriota bacterium and contains:
- a CDS encoding VCBS repeat-containing protein, which encodes MRLRMLLVATAVVMGFGAVGVHGAGPTFRADYRFTGSTLSGFTPVGAATWRVQNGEIVGTPKEPSGGWLLLDAREFQNLQLYANVQCTASCKAGLLVRAERTADGGLKGILMSLTEGDVAPYLVKIDANGKEVSREAVQAPAGRAGRAGQGAAQAGGRAGGAAPAPAGGGAAATLVMPSTPSPELAARLPKTLLRPTATFTPGSYNESEILITNNTLSARINGAGSGGNRPLPDAAKDGFGQIALYVGGTGEARFKDLAAKDILKHKWTPEEIGTNYRAIHVDPHFYSWSTAIADFNRDGNMDVAAGAFYYLGPDFTVGGEIYPQVTFNQTTEYPLAAMVNVADDFTGDGWPDVLQMSGAAGNSVGTLFVNPKGQSRSWPKYVTLPQLGNEETIFKDITGDNQPELIHSGANSLLQFSSFDVKKWDPANPTALWTTTTLSEPGPWGANLGHGMGVADINGDGRADYLNPYGWWEQPAASGTAWIHHLTAFARWGATAAGAGGAQLCGYDINGDGLTDVVGPQEGHGFGISWFEQKRQGTTISFVEHKVMDGFLSDNAGGVMFTEPHASACADIDGDGITDLVTGKRYMAHPGYTDPDPWGEPVTYVYRTVRNKQAPGGAEFVPELVHNRSGVGSHLAVGDMNKDGMMDIITSDNFGTFVFLNTRKKPR
- a CDS encoding response regulator transcription factor, which produces MRVLLVEDDRELADYVRRALEEEHYSVTTYFDGSAGLRAIETTSFDILVLDVMLPTINGFELTKRARLLGLRTPILFLTGRDAPEDIVRGLDAGGDDYLTKPFSLAVLTARLRARTRPPDAGRARQFRFADLAIDFGQRTAVRAGRELKLTRTEFSILECLARSAGRVVTRDRILDTVWGAREVGNNNLEVFIRFLRSKIDPPGSRKLIQTERGIGYSLRDEA